A single Pseudomonas brassicacearum DNA region contains:
- a CDS encoding response regulator, whose product MLKKLGIKGRVLLLTLLPTSLMALVLGGYFTWMQQSDLHAQLLQRGEMIAEQLAPLVAPAMSRQDTDILERIATQSLEETDVRAVTFLAPDRIPLAHAGPTMLNRAPEGNSTHLLQRTGNDATRYLLPVFGKHRNLAGELIPEESDRLLGWVELELSHSGMLLRGYRNMFASLLLIAAGLCLTALLALRMGRTINRPLSQIKQAVAQLKDGHLETRLPPLGSQELDELASGINRMASTLQNAQEELQHSIDQATEDVRQNLETIEIQNIELDLARKEALEASRIKSEFLANMSHEIRTPLNGILGFTHLLQKSELTPRQLDYLGTIEKSADSLLGIINEILDFSKIEAGKLVLDSIPFNLRDLLQDTLTILAPAAHAKQLELVSLVYRDTPLSLVGDPLRLKQILTNLVSNAIKFTREGTIVARAMLEDEHEDSVQLRISIQDTGIGLSNQDVRALFQAFSQADNSLSRQPGGTGLGLVISKRLVEQMGGEIGVDSTPGEGSEFWISLRLPKTRDDAEDLPGPPLLGRRVAVLENHELARQALQHQLEDCGLQVTPFNTLESLTNGITIAHQTDHAIDLAVLGITSNDMPPERLNQHIWDLEHLGCKVLVLCPTTEQTLYHLSVPNPHSQLQAKPACTRKLRRALSDLANPRPARSEPHEPVSSRAPKVLCVDDNPANLLLVQTLLEDMGAKVLAVESGYAAVKAVQKETFDLVLMDVQMPGMDGRQSTEAIRQWESERHCTPLPIVALTAHAMANEKRALLQSGMDDYLTKPISERQLAQVVLKWTGLALRNQSPERSGDAQGGSELLVLDHEEGLRLAAGKADLAADMLAMLLASLEADREAIRQAYEANDQNALIERVHRLHGATRYCGVPQLRAACQRSETLLKQQDPKAAAALEELERAINRLASEARISA is encoded by the coding sequence GTGCTCAAGAAACTGGGAATCAAAGGCCGTGTGCTGTTGCTGACCCTGTTGCCGACCAGCCTGATGGCGCTGGTCCTTGGCGGCTATTTCACCTGGATGCAGCAATCGGACCTGCACGCCCAGTTGTTGCAACGTGGTGAAATGATCGCCGAACAACTTGCGCCGCTGGTCGCCCCGGCCATGAGCCGCCAGGACACCGATATACTGGAACGCATCGCCACTCAGTCCCTCGAAGAGACAGACGTGCGCGCTGTAACCTTCCTCGCTCCCGACCGCATACCGCTGGCCCACGCCGGCCCGACCATGCTCAACCGGGCGCCGGAGGGCAACAGCACGCATCTGCTGCAACGCACCGGCAACGACGCCACGCGCTACCTGCTGCCGGTGTTCGGCAAGCACCGCAACCTGGCGGGCGAACTGATTCCCGAAGAATCCGACCGCCTGTTGGGCTGGGTCGAGCTGGAGTTGTCCCACAGCGGCATGTTGCTGCGCGGCTATCGCAACATGTTCGCCAGCCTGCTGCTGATCGCCGCAGGCCTGTGCCTGACCGCGTTGCTGGCCCTGCGCATGGGCCGCACGATCAATCGCCCGCTGAGCCAGATCAAGCAGGCCGTGGCGCAACTCAAGGACGGTCACCTGGAAACCCGCCTGCCGCCGCTGGGCAGCCAGGAGCTGGACGAACTGGCCTCAGGCATCAACCGCATGGCCAGTACCTTGCAGAACGCCCAGGAAGAACTGCAGCACAGTATCGACCAGGCCACCGAAGACGTACGCCAGAACCTGGAAACCATCGAGATCCAGAACATCGAGCTCGACCTGGCCCGCAAGGAAGCCCTGGAAGCGAGCCGGATCAAATCCGAGTTCCTGGCGAACATGAGCCATGAAATCCGCACACCGCTCAACGGCATCCTCGGCTTTACCCACCTGTTGCAGAAAAGCGAACTGACCCCGCGCCAGCTCGACTATCTGGGCACTATCGAGAAATCCGCCGACAGCCTGCTGGGGATCATCAACGAGATCCTCGACTTTTCGAAGATCGAGGCCGGCAAGCTGGTGCTCGACAGCATTCCGTTCAATCTGCGGGACCTGCTGCAGGACACCCTGACCATCCTCGCCCCCGCCGCCCACGCCAAACAGTTGGAACTGGTGAGCCTGGTCTACCGGGACACGCCGTTGTCGCTGGTGGGCGATCCGCTGCGCCTCAAGCAGATCCTGACCAACCTGGTGAGCAACGCCATCAAGTTCACCCGCGAGGGCACCATCGTCGCCCGGGCCATGCTCGAAGACGAGCACGAAGATAGCGTGCAGTTGCGCATCAGCATCCAGGACACGGGTATTGGCCTGTCCAACCAGGATGTGCGAGCGCTGTTCCAGGCGTTCAGCCAGGCCGACAACTCACTGTCGCGGCAACCTGGGGGTACCGGGTTGGGCCTGGTGATTTCCAAGCGCCTGGTGGAACAGATGGGCGGTGAGATCGGCGTCGACAGCACACCGGGCGAAGGCTCGGAGTTCTGGATCAGCCTGCGCCTGCCCAAGACCCGTGACGATGCCGAGGACCTGCCCGGCCCGCCGTTGCTGGGCCGCCGAGTGGCGGTGCTGGAGAATCACGAACTGGCCCGCCAGGCCTTGCAGCACCAGCTCGAAGACTGCGGCCTGCAAGTGACGCCGTTCAACACCTTGGAAAGCCTGACCAACGGCATCACCATCGCCCACCAGACCGATCATGCGATCGACCTGGCCGTGCTGGGCATCACCAGCAACGACATGCCACCGGAGCGCCTCAACCAACACATCTGGGACCTTGAGCACCTGGGCTGCAAAGTGCTCGTGCTGTGCCCCACCACCGAACAGACCCTGTACCACCTCTCGGTGCCCAACCCTCACAGCCAGCTCCAGGCCAAGCCCGCCTGCACCCGCAAGTTGCGCCGCGCGCTTTCCGACCTGGCCAACCCGCGCCCGGCCCGCAGCGAACCCCATGAGCCGGTATCCAGCCGTGCCCCGAAAGTGCTGTGCGTAGACGACAACCCGGCCAACTTGCTGCTGGTACAGACCCTGCTCGAAGACATGGGCGCCAAGGTGCTGGCCGTGGAAAGCGGCTATGCGGCGGTCAAGGCCGTGCAGAAGGAAACCTTCGATCTGGTCTTGATGGACGTGCAGATGCCCGGCATGGACGGTCGCCAGAGCACCGAGGCGATCCGCCAGTGGGAAAGCGAGCGGCACTGCACACCGCTGCCGATCGTCGCCCTCACTGCCCACGCCATGGCCAACGAAAAACGCGCCCTGTTGCAAAGCGGCATGGACGACTACCTGACCAAACCCATCAGCGAGCGGCAACTGGCCCAGGTGGTGCTTAAATGGACTGGCCTGGCCCTGCGCAACCAGTCACCGGAGCGCAGTGGCGACGCCCAGGGCGGCAGCGAACTGCTGGTGCTCGATCACGAAGAAGGCCTGCGCCTGGCCGCCGGCAAGGCCGACTTGGCGGCGGACATGCTGGCGATGCTGCTGGCGTCCCTGGAAGCTGACCGTGAAGCGATCCGCCAGGCCTACGAGGCCAACGACCAGAACGCCCTGATAGAGCGCGTCCACCGCCTGCACGGCGCCACCCGCTACTGCGGCGTACCGCAATTGCGGGCGGCCTGCCAGCGCAGCGAAACCCTGCTCAAGCAACAGGATCCCAAGGCCGCCGCCGCCCTGGAAGAATTGGAGCGGGCCATCAACCGCCTGGCCAGCGAGGCACGTATCAGCGCCTGA
- a CDS encoding 2-hydroxyacid dehydrogenase — MRVIFFSSQTYDRDSFSNAPAPAGLQLQFQPARLNLDTVALAERHEVVCAFINDDLSAPVLERLAQGGTRLIALRSAGYNHVDLLAAKRLGLSIVRVPAYSPHAVAEHAVALIMALNRCLHRAYNRTRDGNFSLHGLTGFDLVGKTVGVIGTGQIGATFARIMAGFGCQLLAYDPYPNPQVEALGARYLPLADLLAQAQIISLHCPLNEQSRHLINAQSLASMQRGAMLINTGRGGLVDTPALIEALKSGQLGYLGLDVYEEEAQLFFKDRSDLPLQDDVLARLLTFPNVIVTAHQAFLTHEALAAIAMTTLDNIAAWAAGTPQNLVDS, encoded by the coding sequence ATGCGCGTGATTTTTTTCAGCAGCCAGACCTACGACCGCGACAGCTTCAGCAACGCCCCGGCGCCCGCCGGCCTTCAACTGCAGTTCCAACCCGCTCGCTTGAACCTGGACACCGTGGCCCTGGCCGAACGCCATGAAGTGGTGTGCGCCTTCATCAACGATGACCTCAGCGCCCCGGTGCTCGAGCGGCTGGCCCAAGGCGGCACGCGGCTGATCGCCCTGCGCTCGGCCGGCTACAACCATGTCGACCTGCTTGCCGCCAAGCGCCTGGGCTTGAGCATCGTCCGGGTGCCGGCCTACTCGCCCCATGCCGTGGCCGAACATGCCGTGGCGTTGATCATGGCCCTCAATCGCTGCCTGCACCGCGCCTACAACCGCACCCGGGACGGCAATTTCAGCCTTCATGGGCTGACCGGGTTCGATCTGGTGGGCAAGACGGTCGGGGTGATCGGCACCGGGCAGATCGGCGCGACGTTCGCACGGATCATGGCCGGCTTCGGCTGTCAGTTGCTGGCTTACGACCCCTACCCCAACCCGCAGGTCGAAGCCTTGGGCGCCCGCTACCTGCCCTTGGCCGATCTGCTCGCGCAGGCGCAGATCATCAGCCTGCATTGCCCGCTCAATGAACAAAGCCGACACCTGATCAACGCCCAATCGCTGGCTTCGATGCAACGCGGTGCCATGTTGATCAATACCGGGCGCGGCGGCCTGGTGGACACACCGGCCTTGATAGAGGCGTTGAAAAGCGGCCAGTTGGGCTACCTGGGCCTGGATGTGTACGAAGAAGAGGCCCAGTTGTTTTTCAAGGATCGCTCCGACCTGCCCTTGCAGGACGACGTGCTGGCCCGGCTGTTGACCTTCCCTAACGTGATCGTCACCGCCCACCAGGCGTTCCTGACCCATGAGGCCTTGGCGGCGATTGCCATGACCACTCTGGACAACATCGCCGCATGGGCGGCCGGTACGCCGCAAAACCTGGTGGACAGCTGA
- a CDS encoding META domain-containing protein has product MKRLALCASIGMSLLGCAAEPVQLQHDRSYILEWIGERPLMDYSHLTITLGDDGRAYGNGGCNHWFAPYTLEGHRLSFGKIGSTRKLCAPAVMEQERRFLQALEKVERWDISPIEQIRFWPAQGKPLRWWLEEG; this is encoded by the coding sequence ATGAAACGCTTGGCCCTTTGCGCGTCGATCGGCATGAGCCTGTTGGGGTGTGCCGCGGAACCTGTGCAGCTGCAACATGACCGCAGCTACATCCTGGAGTGGATCGGTGAGCGGCCATTGATGGACTACAGCCACCTGACCATCACCCTTGGGGATGACGGTCGCGCCTATGGCAATGGCGGCTGCAACCACTGGTTCGCGCCCTACACCCTGGAAGGCCACCGCTTGAGCTTTGGCAAGATCGGCAGCACGCGCAAACTCTGTGCCCCGGCGGTGATGGAGCAAGAGAGACGCTTCTTGCAAGCCTTGGAAAAGGTCGAACGCTGGGACATCTCGCCCATCGAACAAATACGCTTCTGGCCAGCCCAGGGCAAGCCGCTGCGTTGGTGGCTGGAGGAAGGCTGA